The Paenibacillus uliginis N3/975 genome has a window encoding:
- the ccsA gene encoding cytochrome c biogenesis protein CcsA, which translates to MLLNLIYDAGICIYALSLLFYISDCVKRNRAAKRIGTGLLVVAALFQCGAIGIRVGETGTFPVFTSFDFLLLSSFSVTVTSIVIIFTRRAEFAALLMNIIGFCVMLLNGLLLTAGYNPLESWQTVHGLLMLHIALASVSFTALTVGAVFAGMYMFLHRKLKHKKWNDIIRRLPSLEILDKYSYFALLTGTPVLILSLVIAVLSIATEGRWTLLADLKVLSTAVALGIYIYYFVRRHLHRRSGLETAVWALIGFGFIVLNFFLNAWSEFHRWSGV; encoded by the coding sequence ATGTTATTAAATCTAATCTATGATGCTGGCATTTGTATCTATGCCCTGAGCCTTCTGTTTTATATCTCGGATTGCGTGAAACGCAATCGGGCAGCGAAGCGGATAGGCACAGGGCTTCTTGTTGTTGCAGCTCTTTTCCAGTGTGGTGCCATTGGAATACGGGTAGGGGAAACAGGAACATTCCCCGTCTTTACTTCTTTTGATTTTTTGCTACTCAGTTCGTTCAGTGTAACAGTGACATCCATTGTCATTATTTTTACGAGACGGGCGGAATTTGCCGCACTCCTTATGAATATAATCGGTTTTTGCGTTATGCTGCTCAATGGGTTGTTGCTTACGGCAGGATATAATCCCTTGGAGAGCTGGCAGACGGTTCATGGGCTGTTAATGCTGCATATCGCACTTGCAAGTGTCAGCTTTACGGCGTTAACCGTTGGAGCGGTCTTTGCGGGAATGTACATGTTTCTGCACCGCAAGCTGAAGCACAAGAAGTGGAATGATATAATCCGAAGGCTTCCCAGCCTTGAGATATTAGATAAATATTCATATTTTGCCCTATTAACGGGTACACCGGTGCTGATATTGTCATTGGTCATTGCAGTGTTGTCCATTGCCACTGAGGGGCGATGGACGCTTCTGGCGGATCTGAAGGTGCTGTCAACCGCAGTTGCACTTGGCATTTATATATATTACTTCGTGCGGCGGCATTTGCATCGTCGGTCTGGGTTGGAGACTGCAGTGTGGGCATTGATCGGATTTGGATTTATCGTGTTGAATTTCTTTCTAAATGCTTGGTCTGAGTTTCACCGCTGGTCGGGAGTGTGA
- a CDS encoding non-ribosomal peptide synthetase module translates to MAHRLATEYVNATMQMTDVQMNQFLQSTITSQINFRVKVMDGGGQEIVLEDESGEEVHLPFERKDGFYVCELSCRLVTPQLTNAVRKLFSAFKGSGKVNRIYRGFIMSYDYHDGTVERIEQLAEDDCSLIYEYKNTAGELQRLYNSNETEKEIESIHLRINDLLDQRIAAVTMSRIESIDEQLRKFNQRLFVLEA, encoded by the coding sequence ATGGCTCATAGGTTAGCCACAGAATATGTTAATGCCACCATGCAAATGACGGACGTTCAAATGAATCAATTTCTGCAGAGTACCATAACTTCCCAGATTAATTTTCGGGTTAAGGTGATGGACGGCGGAGGGCAGGAGATCGTGCTCGAAGACGAAAGCGGGGAAGAAGTTCATTTGCCTTTTGAACGCAAAGATGGCTTTTATGTCTGTGAGCTGTCCTGCCGATTGGTAACCCCTCAACTGACCAATGCCGTGCGTAAGCTTTTTTCGGCTTTCAAAGGATCAGGCAAGGTAAATCGGATTTACCGTGGATTCATTATGAGCTATGACTACCATGATGGAACAGTAGAGCGCATTGAACAGCTGGCAGAAGATGACTGCAGTCTAATTTATGAGTACAAGAATACGGCGGGTGAACTGCAGCGCCTGTATAACAGCAATGAAACAGAGAAAGAGATCGAGTCCATTCACCTTCGCATTAACGATCTTCTGGATCAGAGGATAGCTGCGGTTACCATGTCGAGGATTGAAAGTATCGACGAGCAGCTTCGGAAATTTAATCAGCGACTGTTCGTACTAGAGGCTTAA
- the speD gene encoding adenosylmethionine decarboxylase produces MEYSTFGRHVAVDTWGVDFELLNSAEFLQAQMVEAAEACGATVMSVQSKQFEPQGATVLVLLSESHLSIHTYPERGFAAIDCYTCGETVDPQLAIDYLVSVLKPEKCFAKKLVRGLGEMTVETPEMKQAELV; encoded by the coding sequence ATGGAATACTCAACTTTCGGAAGACACGTTGCTGTTGATACTTGGGGAGTCGACTTTGAACTACTGAACAGTGCTGAATTTTTGCAAGCTCAGATGGTGGAAGCCGCTGAAGCCTGCGGAGCAACGGTAATGTCCGTCCAGTCCAAGCAATTTGAACCACAAGGCGCTACAGTTCTTGTGCTACTGTCGGAAAGCCATCTCTCTATTCATACTTATCCTGAGAGAGGTTTTGCTGCGATTGACTGTTATACCTGCGGGGAAACGGTAGATCCGCAATTGGCTATTGATTACCTGGTATCCGTTTTGAAACCTGAAAAATGCTTTGCGAAAAAGCTCGTACGCGGTTTAGGCGAAATGACTGTCGAAACGCCCGAGATGAAACAGGCCGAATTGGTGTAA
- the ispG gene encoding flavodoxin-dependent (E)-4-hydroxy-3-methylbut-2-enyl-diphosphate synthase, whose translation MFLRQDTRPVKVGNLTIGGSNEVIIQSMCTTKTADVEATVAEILRLEEAGCQLVRVTVNNDEAAAAIKEIKKRIHIPLVADIHFNYKLALAAIENGIDKVRINPGNIGKREKVEAVVKACKEKGIPIRIGVNAGSLENHLLEKYGYPTPEAMVESALFHIGILEELDFHDIIVSLKASDVPMAIAAYTKAAEVIPYPLHLGITEAGTLFSGTVKSAAGLGVLLSTGIGSTMRISLSADPVEEIKVGRELLKTFGLISDAATLVSCPTCGRLDIDLFSIANEVEEYIANIKVPIKVSVLGCAVNGPGEAREADIGIAGARGEGLLFRYGEMIRKVPEATMVEELKKEIDHIVKVYEETGEIPGRKHKTGV comes from the coding sequence ATGTTTTTGAGACAAGACACACGGCCCGTAAAAGTGGGGAATCTCACGATCGGCGGAAGCAATGAAGTCATTATTCAAAGCATGTGCACAACCAAAACCGCAGATGTTGAAGCTACAGTTGCTGAGATACTGCGATTGGAAGAAGCCGGATGTCAGCTTGTACGGGTTACGGTAAACAATGACGAGGCTGCTGCAGCCATTAAGGAAATTAAGAAACGAATTCATATTCCTCTGGTCGCAGATATTCATTTCAATTATAAATTGGCACTCGCCGCCATTGAGAATGGAATCGATAAAGTCCGCATTAATCCCGGCAATATCGGTAAACGTGAGAAAGTCGAAGCTGTCGTGAAGGCGTGCAAAGAAAAGGGGATTCCGATTCGCATCGGGGTAAACGCAGGCTCTTTGGAGAATCACTTGCTGGAGAAGTATGGTTACCCGACGCCCGAAGCTATGGTGGAGAGTGCCTTGTTCCATATTGGCATTCTCGAAGAACTGGATTTCCATGATATCATTGTGTCGCTTAAGGCCTCTGATGTGCCTATGGCTATTGCCGCTTATACAAAAGCTGCGGAGGTCATTCCATATCCGTTGCATCTTGGCATCACTGAAGCCGGAACTTTGTTCTCTGGAACAGTAAAAAGCGCAGCTGGACTTGGTGTCCTATTATCCACGGGAATCGGCAGTACAATGCGGATTTCACTCAGTGCAGATCCGGTTGAGGAAATCAAGGTTGGTCGTGAATTGTTGAAAACATTCGGCTTGATCTCCGATGCTGCAACTCTCGTATCATGTCCGACATGCGGCAGACTAGACATTGATCTATTCTCCATTGCTAATGAAGTGGAAGAATATATTGCGAACATTAAGGTACCGATTAAAGTATCTGTCCTCGGGTGTGCCGTGAACGGTCCCGGCGAAGCTAGAGAAGCTGACATCGGCATTGCCGGAGCACGGGGTGAGGGACTGTTGTTCCGCTATGGAGAAATGATACGTAAGGTGCCTGAAGCCACGATGGTTGAGGAACTGAAAAAAGAGATCGATCATATCGTTAAAGTATACGAAGAGACCGGAGAAATTCCTGGTCGTAAGCATAAAACGGGTGTGTAA
- the yihA gene encoding ribosome biogenesis GTP-binding protein YihA/YsxC, producing the protein MKVTKSEFVISAVGPDQYPVDALPEIALAGRSNVGKSSLINRMLSRKNLARTSSTPGKTQQLNYYRANDDLYLVDFPGYGYAKVSKTQRAAFGEMIERYLLNREELKLVLLVVDLRHPPSKDDIIMYDWLQYYDRDVCVVATKADKIPRSRWSKHIKMVKETLGFRPHHSMVMFSSESGLGKDELWSIIQSYTNYGLEADEANEDDTFSIEKGQE; encoded by the coding sequence ATGAAAGTAACAAAATCAGAATTTGTTATCAGCGCTGTAGGTCCCGACCAATACCCTGTAGACGCCTTGCCAGAGATTGCTCTGGCAGGGCGTTCCAATGTGGGTAAATCTTCGCTTATCAACAGGATGCTATCCCGTAAAAATTTGGCCCGTACAAGCTCGACTCCAGGTAAAACACAGCAGTTGAACTATTACCGTGCGAATGATGATTTATATTTAGTGGATTTTCCGGGTTACGGTTATGCGAAAGTATCCAAAACACAACGTGCTGCATTTGGTGAAATGATTGAGAGATATTTGCTGAACCGCGAGGAGCTAAAACTTGTTCTGCTCGTTGTAGATCTGCGTCATCCGCCATCAAAAGATGATATCATCATGTACGATTGGCTTCAGTATTATGATCGTGATGTCTGTGTCGTAGCAACAAAGGCCGATAAAATCCCGCGAAGTCGGTGGTCTAAACATATCAAAATGGTGAAGGAAACGTTAGGTTTTCGGCCGCATCATTCGATGGTCATGTTTTCATCCGAAAGTGGTTTGGGTAAGGATGAATTATGGAGTATTATTCAGTCTTATACAAACTATGGATTAGAAGCGGATGAGGCCAATGAGGACGATACTTTCTCTATAGAAAAGGGACAGGAATAA
- the lonB gene encoding ATP-dependent protease LonB has product MNLNVVIMLVNLFFAVIIGIYFWNLLRGQKTSKTAVDRESRKELDKLRKLRSISLTKPLAEKTRPQTMDDIVGQKDGLRALKAALCSGNPQHVIVYGPPGVGKTAAARVIMEEAKKNPQSPFKFDAKFTEIDATTARFDERGIADPLIGSVHDPIYQGAGAMGVAGVPQPKPGAVTKAHGGILFVDEIGELHPIQMNKLLKVLEDRKVLLESAYYNSEDANTPAYIHDIFQNGLPADFRLVGATTRSPEEITPALRSRCMEIFFRPLLPEEIGQIAEDAIQKIGLLPCPEAVEVVKRYSTNGREAVNMIQLAAGLALTEKRETLRAADVEWVASSSQLQPRPDRKIPERPQVGLVNGLAVYGPNMGALLEIEVSAVPAEKGQGTYNITGVVDEEEFGGGSRKLRRKSMAKGSIENVLTVLGSMGYRPKDFDLHINFPGGTPIDGPSAGIAMATAIVSAIKELEVDNKIAMTGEISIHGKVKPIGGVIAKVEAAFQAGATTVIIPKDNWQSLFQDLNGLRVIPVESVDEVFAQVFGGAVAPGVVQMPQTETFPAASPSLLQATPPRNGKITDAGSC; this is encoded by the coding sequence GTGAATCTGAATGTTGTGATCATGCTGGTTAACCTGTTCTTTGCAGTGATTATCGGCATTTATTTTTGGAACTTGTTACGGGGACAAAAAACGAGCAAAACGGCGGTGGATCGGGAGTCCCGCAAGGAGCTCGATAAGCTCCGGAAGCTTCGATCGATATCGCTGACCAAGCCTCTTGCAGAGAAAACCCGGCCACAGACGATGGATGATATCGTAGGTCAGAAGGATGGGCTCCGTGCTTTGAAGGCGGCTCTGTGTAGTGGAAATCCCCAGCATGTTATTGTGTATGGGCCTCCCGGAGTAGGCAAGACGGCAGCGGCGCGTGTGATTATGGAAGAAGCGAAGAAAAACCCGCAGTCTCCTTTTAAGTTCGACGCCAAGTTTACCGAAATTGATGCGACAACAGCGCGATTTGACGAACGGGGTATCGCCGATCCGCTGATCGGTTCCGTTCATGACCCGATTTATCAAGGAGCAGGAGCCATGGGAGTAGCCGGAGTTCCTCAACCGAAGCCAGGTGCTGTAACAAAAGCGCATGGAGGAATCTTATTTGTTGATGAAATCGGTGAATTGCACCCCATTCAGATGAATAAGCTGTTAAAAGTGCTGGAAGACCGCAAGGTGCTTCTCGAAAGTGCGTATTACAACTCGGAAGATGCCAACACGCCGGCGTATATCCATGATATTTTCCAAAACGGTCTGCCTGCCGACTTCCGATTGGTAGGTGCGACAACACGATCGCCAGAAGAGATTACGCCTGCTTTGCGATCACGCTGTATGGAAATATTTTTTCGTCCTCTACTTCCAGAGGAAATTGGACAAATTGCGGAAGATGCAATACAAAAAATTGGCTTACTTCCGTGTCCTGAAGCAGTGGAGGTTGTAAAACGGTATTCTACCAACGGGCGTGAGGCTGTTAACATGATTCAGCTTGCGGCAGGTCTGGCCCTTACAGAGAAACGGGAGACGCTTCGGGCAGCCGATGTGGAGTGGGTAGCGAGCAGCAGTCAGCTGCAGCCGCGTCCGGACCGTAAAATTCCGGAAAGACCGCAGGTCGGTCTCGTCAACGGCTTAGCCGTCTATGGGCCGAACATGGGAGCGCTGCTTGAGATTGAGGTTTCAGCTGTTCCGGCGGAGAAGGGCCAAGGTACCTATAATATTACAGGAGTGGTGGATGAGGAGGAGTTCGGAGGCGGTTCCCGGAAGCTCCGACGCAAGAGTATGGCCAAAGGCTCCATAGAAAACGTACTCACTGTGCTTGGATCTATGGGATATAGACCGAAGGATTTTGACCTGCATATCAATTTTCCGGGAGGGACGCCAATCGATGGTCCTTCTGCGGGCATTGCGATGGCGACAGCGATAGTGTCAGCCATTAAGGAGCTTGAAGTAGACAACAAAATCGCCATGACCGGTGAGATTAGCATTCACGGTAAAGTGAAGCCGATTGGCGGTGTTATTGCTAAGGTAGAGGCTGCATTCCAAGCGGGAGCGACCACGGTTATTATTCCGAAGGACAACTGGCAAAGTCTGTTTCAGGATCTGAACGGCCTGCGAGTTATCCCGGTTGAATCTGTTGATGAAGTGTTTGCTCAAGTGTTTGGGGGAGCCGTCGCCCCGGGAGTCGTTCAAATGCCTCAAACGGAGACATTTCCAGCGGCTTCGCCCTCATTGCTGCAGGCGACTCCGCCGCGCAATGGGAAGATTACAGATGCAGGCAGCTGTTAA
- a CDS encoding precorrin-2 dehydrogenase/sirohydrochlorin ferrochelatase family protein, with protein sequence MVHYVPVMLNCEGQTCMIIGGGLVAERKVDMLLAAGALVHIISPLISESLLQLVDSDQIEWTSREYRDGDLKGAFLVHAATDVPTVNEAIAAEARQLGVMVNVASSGESGNFINPAVMKRGRLTVAVSTSGAGPLAAVDICSRLEKQLGDEFEPYLEFLYTMRCAVKKEVSSVSVRRKLLRKIHEIDILQDIRRGSYTPWSPEQIQQWISHNQEE encoded by the coding sequence ATGGTTCATTATGTTCCGGTTATGTTGAACTGCGAGGGTCAGACCTGCATGATTATAGGTGGGGGGCTGGTGGCTGAGCGAAAAGTTGACATGTTGCTGGCTGCCGGTGCCTTGGTACATATTATAAGTCCTCTCATAAGTGAGAGTCTTCTTCAACTGGTTGATTCAGATCAGATTGAATGGACCTCTAGAGAATATAGAGACGGCGACCTTAAGGGAGCATTTTTGGTGCATGCTGCTACCGATGTCCCGACAGTTAATGAAGCAATCGCCGCGGAGGCCCGCCAGCTTGGGGTAATGGTTAACGTTGCAAGCAGCGGGGAATCTGGTAACTTTATTAATCCGGCTGTTATGAAGAGAGGAAGGCTCACGGTTGCGGTGTCTACGTCCGGTGCGGGTCCGCTTGCAGCGGTGGATATATGCAGCCGCCTGGAGAAACAGCTGGGGGACGAATTTGAGCCGTACCTTGAGTTTTTGTACACCATGCGTTGCGCGGTCAAGAAAGAGGTGTCATCAGTTTCCGTACGGCGGAAGCTTTTGCGAAAAATACATGAAATCGATATACTACAGGACATACGGCGGGGAAGCTATACTCCATGGAGTCCGGAACAGATCCAACAATGGATCAGTCACAATCAGGAGGAATAA
- the lon gene encoding endopeptidase La: protein MGPSKSKGRRFPLLPLRGLLVYPSMVLHLDVGREKSVKALEKAMVEDNLILLCSQSEVNIEEPTQEDIFRIGTVANVRQMLKLPNGTIRVLVEGMERAEIIQYTDNEDYYEVLARELPEEENSDSEVAALMRTVLGQFENYINLSKKVTPETLAAVSDIEEPGRLADVITSHLSLKIKDKQEILETIDVQKRLEKLLDILNNEREVLELERKINQRVKKQMEKTQKEYYLREQMKAIQKELGEKEGRTGEVEELRNQLKELELPERVNEKVEKEIDRLEKMPASSAEGGVIRNYVDWLLALPWTKQTEDDLDILKAEQILDEDHYGLEKPKERVLEYLAVQKLVKKLKGPILCLVGPPGVGKTSLARSIARSLERKFVRISLGGVRDEAEIRGHRRTYVGAMPGRIIQGMKTAGSKNPVFLLDEIDKMASDFRGDPSSALLEVLDPEQNNTFSDHFIEIPFDLSQVMFVTTANALHNIPRPLLDRMEVLYIPGYTELEKLQIASRYLLPKQKSEHGLEAEQLQLDENAILKVIREYTRESGVRNLEQQIAALCRKTAKRIVTDNSEKIIIGEEDIKDYLGVSKFRYGMAELEDQVGSVTGLAWTEVGGDTLTIEVTVVPGTGKLTLTGKLGDVMKESAQAAFSYTRSKAMELGIEPDFHEKMDVHIHIPEGAIPKDGPSAGITIATALISSLTKRHVARDVAMTGEITLRGRVLPIGGLKEKSLAAHRAGYKKILLPKDNERDLRDIPDSVKNDVEFVPVSHMDQVLQHALVEQAGVH, encoded by the coding sequence ATGGGACCCAGTAAATCAAAAGGTCGTCGTTTTCCTTTACTGCCTTTAAGAGGACTTCTCGTCTATCCAAGCATGGTATTGCATTTGGACGTAGGGCGGGAGAAATCGGTTAAGGCATTAGAAAAGGCGATGGTTGAAGACAATTTGATTCTCCTATGTTCTCAATCGGAAGTGAACATTGAAGAACCGACGCAAGAAGATATTTTTCGGATCGGTACAGTTGCGAATGTAAGACAAATGCTCAAACTTCCGAACGGTACCATACGAGTGCTTGTGGAAGGTATGGAACGGGCGGAAATTATTCAATATACGGATAACGAGGATTATTATGAAGTCCTCGCGCGTGAACTTCCTGAAGAGGAGAACAGCGATTCCGAAGTAGCCGCTCTCATGAGAACGGTTCTGGGGCAATTCGAGAATTACATTAATCTATCCAAAAAAGTGACGCCCGAGACACTGGCCGCGGTATCCGATATCGAAGAGCCGGGCCGGCTTGCGGATGTGATTACAAGTCATCTGTCCCTGAAGATCAAGGATAAGCAGGAGATTTTGGAGACGATTGATGTCCAGAAGCGTCTGGAGAAGCTACTTGATATCCTGAACAATGAGCGCGAAGTGCTGGAGCTTGAACGTAAGATCAATCAGCGTGTCAAGAAACAGATGGAAAAAACCCAGAAGGAATATTATTTGCGTGAGCAAATGAAAGCGATCCAGAAAGAACTGGGGGAGAAAGAAGGACGCACCGGCGAAGTTGAAGAACTCCGCAATCAGCTGAAGGAACTTGAACTCCCGGAGCGTGTCAACGAGAAAGTTGAGAAAGAGATCGACCGTCTGGAGAAGATGCCGGCCAGCTCAGCTGAAGGCGGTGTCATTCGTAATTATGTGGATTGGTTGCTAGCACTGCCTTGGACAAAACAGACCGAGGACGATCTGGATATTTTGAAAGCGGAACAGATTCTGGATGAAGACCATTATGGTCTGGAAAAACCGAAAGAGCGTGTTCTGGAATACTTGGCGGTTCAGAAGCTGGTAAAGAAGCTGAAGGGTCCGATTCTTTGTCTTGTTGGCCCACCAGGGGTAGGTAAGACTTCCTTGGCCCGGTCCATAGCCCGTTCCCTAGAACGCAAATTCGTACGTATTTCACTAGGCGGTGTGCGGGATGAGGCGGAAATCCGCGGTCACCGGCGTACCTATGTCGGTGCCATGCCAGGAAGAATTATTCAGGGCATGAAGACAGCGGGATCGAAGAATCCAGTATTCCTGCTTGATGAAATCGATAAGATGGCTTCCGACTTCCGGGGGGATCCGTCATCTGCTCTGCTCGAAGTACTGGATCCGGAGCAGAACAATACATTCAGCGATCATTTTATTGAAATTCCGTTTGATCTGTCACAGGTTATGTTTGTAACGACAGCAAATGCGCTGCACAATATTCCGCGTCCGCTATTGGATCGTATGGAGGTTCTTTATATTCCAGGTTACACGGAGCTGGAGAAGCTTCAGATCGCCTCACGCTATTTGCTTCCGAAGCAGAAGAGCGAGCACGGGCTGGAAGCAGAACAGTTGCAGCTGGATGAGAATGCTATTTTAAAGGTGATCCGGGAATATACACGCGAGTCGGGTGTGCGGAATCTGGAACAGCAAATTGCAGCATTATGCCGTAAAACGGCCAAAAGAATCGTAACGGATAACTCCGAAAAAATCATCATCGGTGAAGAAGACATCAAGGACTATCTGGGCGTTTCGAAGTTCCGTTACGGTATGGCTGAGCTTGAGGATCAGGTGGGCAGTGTGACCGGTTTGGCCTGGACCGAAGTCGGCGGTGATACTCTCACCATCGAAGTCACCGTTGTCCCGGGTACGGGCAAGCTAACGCTCACAGGAAAACTTGGTGATGTCATGAAGGAATCTGCCCAAGCCGCATTCAGCTACACGCGGTCCAAAGCCATGGAGCTTGGGATTGAACCGGATTTCCATGAGAAGATGGATGTGCACATTCATATTCCAGAGGGCGCTATTCCGAAAGATGGACCTTCCGCTGGAATAACCATTGCTACCGCGCTCATATCATCATTGACGAAGCGCCACGTAGCACGCGATGTTGCCATGACTGGAGAAATTACTTTGCGCGGCCGGGTACTGCCGATTGGCGGCTTGAAAGAGAAATCCCTTGCGGCCCACCGTGCAGGTTACAAAAAAATTCTGCTACCGAAAGACAACGAACGGGACTTGCGCGATATACCAGACAGCGTAAAGAACGATGTTGAATTTGTTCCCGTATCTCATATGGATCAAGTGCTCCAGCACGCGCTGGTGGAGCAAGCGGGAGTGCACTAG
- the hemA gene encoding glutamyl-tRNA reductase, with protein MHIVVVGLNYRTAPVEVRERFTFAEQDLPEALNQLKSTKSVLEGVIVATCNRTEIYVVVDRLHMCGYFIRSFMEQWFDIKREEFTQHLYIYEDEQAISHLFKVTCGLDSMVIGETQILGQVRSAFLKSQEEKATGTWFNMLFKQSVTLGKRAHSETSIGESAVSVSYAAVELGKRIFGTFNDKKVLILGAGKMSELTVKHLYANGAAEVIVANRTIVRAEELARKFRGTPCGMLEAMERLHEVDIVISSTGANDYVLSPSRVKESMKKRQSRPLFMIDIAVPRDIDPAVGEVSNVFLYDIDDLEGIVESNMEMRRAEAAKIEIMIEEEMDAFHQWLKTLGVRPAIRALQDKSNNIHEETLESLFNKLPELDERQRKVIRRLTKSIVNQMMHDPINRIKEMTGGKHGGEALDYFTQIFALESLMEENEQGADSKALNNANPSEVESLVKSVDPSAEQKSVRISLTPAAL; from the coding sequence ATGCACATCGTCGTTGTTGGGTTGAACTATCGCACGGCGCCTGTGGAAGTCAGAGAACGTTTTACATTTGCGGAGCAAGATTTGCCCGAGGCGTTGAACCAGCTGAAGTCAACCAAGAGCGTATTAGAGGGCGTCATTGTCGCTACCTGCAACCGTACTGAGATTTATGTGGTGGTTGACCGCCTTCATATGTGCGGCTATTTTATCCGTAGTTTTATGGAGCAGTGGTTTGACATTAAACGTGAAGAATTTACACAGCATCTATATATATATGAAGATGAGCAGGCGATTTCGCACTTGTTCAAAGTGACCTGTGGTCTGGATTCCATGGTTATTGGTGAGACGCAGATTCTAGGACAGGTACGTAGTGCCTTCTTGAAGTCTCAGGAGGAGAAGGCGACAGGCACCTGGTTTAATATGTTGTTTAAGCAGTCTGTTACCCTGGGTAAACGGGCTCATTCCGAAACTTCTATCGGAGAAAGCGCAGTTTCTGTAAGTTATGCGGCTGTTGAATTGGGCAAACGAATATTTGGAACATTTAACGATAAAAAAGTACTTATTCTGGGCGCCGGAAAAATGAGTGAGCTGACCGTCAAGCACTTGTATGCCAACGGTGCAGCTGAAGTCATTGTAGCCAACCGCACGATAGTTCGTGCAGAGGAGCTTGCGCGTAAATTCCGGGGAACTCCATGCGGCATGCTGGAAGCGATGGAGCGCCTTCACGAAGTGGATATCGTCATCAGCTCCACGGGTGCGAACGATTATGTACTGAGTCCGTCACGAGTCAAAGAAAGTATGAAGAAACGCCAGTCCCGGCCTCTCTTTATGATCGACATTGCCGTCCCTCGGGACATTGATCCTGCGGTGGGCGAAGTATCCAACGTATTCTTGTATGATATTGATGATCTGGAAGGTATTGTGGAGAGCAATATGGAGATGCGGCGTGCAGAAGCAGCCAAAATCGAAATTATGATCGAAGAGGAGATGGATGCATTCCATCAGTGGTTGAAGACGCTTGGCGTCAGACCCGCAATCCGGGCATTGCAGGATAAATCGAACAACATTCATGAGGAAACGCTCGAAAGCTTGTTTAACAAACTTCCTGAGCTGGATGAGCGCCAGCGCAAAGTCATTCGTCGTCTGACGAAGAGTATTGTGAATCAGATGATGCATGATCCGATCAACCGGATCAAAGAAATGACGGGCGGAAAGCATGGCGGTGAAGCACTTGATTATTTCACTCAAATTTTCGCTTTGGAAAGTTTGATGGAAGAGAATGAACAAGGAGCAGACAGTAAGGCTCTGAACAATGCAAACCCATCTGAGGTTGAGTCTTTGGTCAAATCGGTGGATCCATCTGCTGAGCAGAAATCGGTCCGGATTTCTCTGACCCCTGCCGCTCTTTAA